A single region of the Oenococcus kitaharae DSM 17330 genome encodes:
- the cas1 gene encoding type II CRISPR-associated endonuclease Cas1 produces the protein MAWRNILINQHCKISYKMNMCVVQTETDVHQIPVEDIRLLVIATTRAVITTYAVMELLKRQVGILFTDDKAFPIGEINNYLGGGNRNKNIQQQVDWPIERKQNLWAEIVKSKILNQSKCLDFFSENDRSLEQLIIQVNQNDNSNREAVAARMYFTRLFGPSFVRHNDDEPINALLNYGYSILLSTVAREISSNGFLTELGIHHNSQENVFNLACDLMEPFRPIIDRAVAQMTDFDLSLQHKIELIELFDDEVGYLQHQATVNSAITEYVRNALDYLCGKRPEVAVSVAI, from the coding sequence ATGGCATGGCGAAATATTTTAATTAATCAACATTGTAAAATCTCTTACAAAATGAATATGTGCGTCGTTCAGACTGAAACAGATGTTCATCAGATTCCGGTGGAAGATATTCGACTACTGGTTATTGCAACCACAAGAGCCGTGATTACCACTTATGCAGTCATGGAACTGCTTAAAAGACAAGTCGGTATTTTGTTTACTGACGACAAGGCTTTTCCGATTGGTGAGATCAATAATTATTTAGGTGGTGGCAATCGAAATAAAAATATCCAGCAGCAGGTTGATTGGCCCATTGAAAGAAAACAAAATTTATGGGCCGAGATAGTTAAATCCAAAATATTGAATCAATCGAAATGTCTAGATTTTTTTTCTGAAAATGATCGATCACTAGAGCAGCTAATCATACAGGTTAATCAGAACGATAATTCGAATAGAGAAGCTGTCGCTGCACGCATGTATTTTACGAGACTTTTTGGCCCGAGTTTCGTCAGGCACAATGATGATGAACCTATTAATGCGTTGCTAAATTATGGTTATTCGATTCTGTTATCGACCGTTGCTCGAGAAATTTCATCAAATGGTTTTCTGACAGAACTTGGCATTCATCATAATAGCCAAGAAAATGTTTTTAACCTCGCCTGTGATCTGATGGAACCCTTTCGTCCGATTATTGATCGTGCTGTTGCACAAATGACAGATTTTGATTTATCACTGCAGCATAAGATAGAGCTAATTGAATTATTTGATGATGAAGTGGGTTATTTGCAACACCAAGCGACTGTTAACAGTGCCATTACGGAGTATGTAAGAAACGCACTCGACTATTTATGTGGCAAGCGACCGGAAGTTGCGGTTAGTGTGGCGATATGA
- the cas2 gene encoding CRISPR-associated endonuclease Cas2, translated as MRLMIFFDLPTLTASDRRNYRQFRKMLINEGFLMIQESVYVRVAMNRKSADFLVKRVAQLCPKSGIVQSLMITENQYASIEFLAGNPIEDVRNSDAKVVVI; from the coding sequence ATGCGCTTAATGATTTTTTTTGATCTACCGACTTTAACAGCCTCAGATAGACGAAATTACAGACAGTTTCGAAAGATGTTGATTAATGAGGGATTTTTGATGATTCAAGAAAGCGTATATGTGAGAGTCGCTATGAATCGAAAATCTGCGGACTTTTTAGTTAAGCGCGTCGCACAGCTTTGCCCGAAAAGTGGCATTGTTCAGTCGCTCATGATCACGGAAAACCAATATGCCTCCATCGAATTTTTGGCCGGTAATCCTATTGAAGATGTTCGAAATAGTGATGCAAAGGTAGTGGTGATATGA
- the csn2 gene encoding type II-A CRISPR-associated protein Csn2 gives MNYQITRYPFDPVALDTGLNILSVEDTQLFFDFCQDFQSEEGKTIITSGGKQLVMQKNMTFFGDVTRVFDFNQLYLKAAIKTLSKNFDEMDLQQLDDLNGQINRLFTKVIFSSNLPIDLNLEFDLMETIKSRKIVIDMPILNTPYDKIRSTIDLAAELSDPHLLVFTNAFQYLTMGQTNQLAEYSRSMERNVLFLERFDSKIDLTEAANSYFFDKDFVQF, from the coding sequence ATGAATTATCAAATTACGAGATACCCATTTGATCCTGTTGCTCTTGATACGGGACTGAATATACTCTCGGTTGAGGATACACAATTATTTTTTGATTTTTGTCAAGATTTTCAGTCAGAAGAAGGAAAGACAATCATTACGAGTGGTGGGAAACAGCTCGTGATGCAAAAAAATATGACGTTTTTTGGGGATGTGACACGAGTTTTTGATTTTAATCAGCTTTATTTAAAAGCAGCAATCAAAACTTTATCAAAAAATTTTGACGAAATGGATTTGCAACAGCTTGACGATCTTAACGGTCAAATTAATCGGTTATTTACAAAGGTCATTTTTTCTAGCAATTTACCAATAGATTTAAACTTAGAATTTGATTTAATGGAGACAATCAAATCTAGGAAAATCGTGATAGATATGCCCATTCTCAACACGCCCTACGATAAAATTCGAAGTACAATAGATCTAGCAGCTGAGTTGTCAGATCCTCATTTGCTTGTTTTTACGAATGCTTTTCAATACTTGACTATGGGCCAAACCAATCAATTGGCTGAATATTCAAGATCAATGGAAAGAAATGTCTTATTTTTAGAAAGGTTTGATTCCAAAATTGATCTCACTGAAGCAGCTAATTCCTATTTCTTCGATAAAGACTTTGTCCAATTCTAG